One Ornithorhynchus anatinus isolate Pmale09 chromosome 2, mOrnAna1.pri.v4, whole genome shotgun sequence DNA segment encodes these proteins:
- the FOXL3 gene encoding forkhead box L3 isoform X1, translating into MFDNTQYPYNCFNYDGDDYPACSSDEEKKLTRPAYSYIALIAMAIQQTPSNKVTLSGIYDFIMKKFPYYRSNQRAWQNSIRHNLSLNSCFVKVPRTEGNEKGKGNYWTFASGCESMLDLFENGNFRRRRRRRNVKRERKGQRPYGTEGPSSPELAAADSHSLGSACPDRKAKNSQPGSHHLDPPLPFLPNGLSSQQNLNNSALGKPDSEIKFSIDYILSAPDPLPALRSPYNAQTNKYHILESQQINLQFWTM; encoded by the exons ATGTTTGATAACACGCAGTATCCTTACAACTGCTTCAACTACGATGGGGATGACTATCCAGCCTGCAGCTCCGACGAGGAGAAGAAACTCACTCGCCCGGCTTACAG CTACATTGCCTTGATTGCAATGGCCATCCAGCAAACTCCTTCCAATAAAGTGACCCTGTCTGGCATTTATGACTTTATAATGAAGAAATTCCCTTACTACAGATCAAACCAAAGAGCGTGGCAAAACTCCATTAGACATAACTTATCCCTTAACAGTTGTTTTGTAAAG GTGCCCAGGACCGAagggaatgagaagggaaaaggaaattacTGGACCTTTGCTTCGGGTTGTGAATCCATGTTGGATCTTTTTGAAAATGGGAATTTCAGAAGGAGACGCCGAAGGAGGAACGTGAAACGGGAACGCAAAGGTCAGAGACCGTATGGAACTGAAGGGCCTTCTTCTCCTGAGCTGGCTGCTGCAGATTCCCATTCCCTGGGGAGCGCTTGCCCTGATAGAAAAGCCAAGAATTCCCAACCTGGATCGCATCACCTGGATCCACCTCTGCCATTCCTCCCAAATGGCCTCTCCAGCCAGCAGAACCTAAACAACTCTGCTCTAGGAAAACCTGACTCAGAAATTAAATTTAGCATTGATTATATTCTTTCAGCCCCTGACCCTCTGCCCGCGTTAAGATCACCATATAATGCACAAACTAATAAATATCACATATTGGAGTCCCAACAGATAAATCTCCAGTTTTGGACAATGTGA
- the FOXL3 gene encoding forkhead box L3 isoform X2 produces MFDNTQYPYNCFNYDGDDYPACSSDEEKKLTRPAYSYIALIAMAIQQTPSNKVTLSGIYDFIMKKFPYYRSNQRAWQNSIRHNLSLNSCFVKVPRTEGNEKGKGNYWTFASGCESMLDLFENGNFRRRRRRRNVKRERKGTEDK; encoded by the exons ATGTTTGATAACACGCAGTATCCTTACAACTGCTTCAACTACGATGGGGATGACTATCCAGCCTGCAGCTCCGACGAGGAGAAGAAACTCACTCGCCCGGCTTACAG CTACATTGCCTTGATTGCAATGGCCATCCAGCAAACTCCTTCCAATAAAGTGACCCTGTCTGGCATTTATGACTTTATAATGAAGAAATTCCCTTACTACAGATCAAACCAAAGAGCGTGGCAAAACTCCATTAGACATAACTTATCCCTTAACAGTTGTTTTGTAAAG GTGCCCAGGACCGAagggaatgagaagggaaaaggaaattacTGGACCTTTGCTTCGGGTTGTGAATCCATGTTGGATCTTTTTGAAAATGGGAATTTCAGAAGGAGACGCCGAAGGAGGAACGTGAAACGGGAACGCAAAG